Proteins encoded in a region of the Haloglomus salinum genome:
- a CDS encoding enoyl-CoA hydratase/isomerase family protein, with amino-acid sequence MSTDAHGSYDTVTVRREASVGRITLDRPEAMNTFSTDLATELDEALRALDDGDDIRAIVVDGAGEAFSAGIDLSEYDPDASEAAHEEWVTRMEEPFHTIHGMGTPVVAAAHGHAAANGIGLVAACDLAVAAEGTMLGATAPKVGLFCMGPAVPLLDCLPKKRATELLLTGDLIDAETAREWGLLNRVAPQGEHVDTAMDLAETMAAKSPEALRRGKRAVSELAGMEYGAALDRSNEHFAGLCATDDAREGIAAFLDGEPLDAEAWPSDRMETGE; translated from the coding sequence ATGAGCACCGACGCACACGGCAGCTACGACACCGTGACCGTCCGCCGCGAGGCCTCCGTCGGGCGCATCACCCTCGACCGGCCGGAGGCGATGAACACGTTCAGCACCGACCTGGCGACCGAACTGGACGAGGCCCTCCGCGCACTGGACGATGGGGACGACATCCGGGCCATCGTCGTCGACGGCGCTGGCGAGGCCTTCTCGGCGGGTATCGACCTCTCGGAGTACGACCCGGACGCGAGCGAAGCGGCCCACGAGGAGTGGGTCACCCGGATGGAGGAGCCCTTCCACACCATCCACGGGATGGGAACGCCCGTTGTCGCGGCGGCCCACGGCCACGCCGCCGCCAACGGCATCGGACTGGTCGCCGCGTGTGACCTCGCGGTGGCGGCCGAGGGAACGATGCTCGGCGCGACGGCACCGAAGGTCGGGCTGTTCTGCATGGGCCCGGCGGTGCCGCTGCTGGACTGCCTCCCGAAGAAGCGCGCGACGGAGCTGCTGCTGACCGGTGACCTCATCGACGCGGAGACGGCCCGCGAGTGGGGCCTGCTGAACCGGGTCGCGCCGCAGGGCGAACACGTCGACACCGCGATGGACCTCGCGGAGACGATGGCCGCGAAGAGCCCCGAGGCGCTCCGCCGGGGGAAGCGCGCGGTGAGTGAACTCGCCGGGATGGAGTACGGCGCGGCGCTGGACCGCTCGAACGAGCACTTCGCCGGGCTCTGTGCCACCGACGACGCTCGCGAGGGCATCGCAGCGTTCCTCGACGGGGAACCACTGGACGCCGAGGCGTGGCCGAGCGACAGAATGGAAACAGGAGAATAG
- a CDS encoding acyl-CoA carboxylase subunit beta, with amino-acid sequence MKVRISGDASADEAAAIADAFSRHSGSDTVEVYVGDADEPAATHEVTDPIDDGKEPTERERELLEQIEEIESGGKEKYKERLSEQGKLFVRDRLDLWFGDGAGDDSELVFEDGKFAEFDADDVLPADGLLTGAATFEGRDLHFMANDFTVKAGSMAEKGVEKFLRMQQRALKTGQPVLYLMDSSGGRIDQQSGFFANREGIGKYYYNHSMLSGRVPQICVLYGPCIAGAAYTPVFADFTIMVRGMSAMAIASPRMVQMVTGEDIDLQELGGAEIHAKHSSSADLIAENEEHARELVAQLVTYLPDNSDEQPPRTDPTPPKYAPKGIDEVIPEDPNRAYDIREVTDRVVDRNSLFELQPDYGSEILTAFARIDGRPVGIVANQPNERAGAIFPDAAEKAAQFIWKCDAYNIPLLYLADTPGFMAGSQVEKEGILEQGKKMIYATSSATVPKQCVVLRKAYGAGIYAMSGPAYDPESTIALPSGEIAIMGPEAAINAVYANKLDAIDDPEERAQREAELREEFREEIDVRKMASDVVIDEVVPPSSLREQLERRFEFYEGIEKDLPDKKHGTVL; translated from the coding sequence ATGAAGGTACGCATCTCCGGGGATGCCAGCGCGGACGAGGCGGCGGCCATCGCGGACGCCTTCTCGCGCCACTCCGGGAGCGACACGGTCGAGGTGTACGTCGGAGACGCCGATGAGCCGGCCGCCACGCACGAGGTCACCGACCCCATCGACGACGGGAAGGAGCCGACCGAGCGCGAACGGGAGCTACTGGAGCAGATCGAGGAGATAGAGTCCGGTGGGAAGGAGAAGTACAAGGAGCGTCTCTCCGAGCAGGGCAAACTGTTCGTTCGCGACCGGCTCGACCTCTGGTTCGGCGACGGGGCCGGCGACGACAGCGAACTCGTGTTCGAGGACGGCAAGTTCGCCGAGTTCGACGCCGACGACGTGCTCCCGGCCGACGGTCTTCTGACAGGGGCAGCCACGTTCGAGGGGCGGGACCTCCACTTCATGGCCAACGACTTCACCGTCAAGGCCGGGTCGATGGCCGAGAAGGGTGTCGAGAAGTTCCTCCGGATGCAGCAGCGCGCGCTGAAGACCGGGCAGCCCGTCCTCTACCTGATGGACTCCTCGGGTGGCCGCATCGACCAGCAGTCGGGCTTCTTCGCCAATCGCGAGGGCATCGGGAAGTACTACTACAACCACTCGATGCTGTCCGGTCGGGTCCCGCAGATCTGCGTGCTGTACGGTCCCTGCATCGCGGGGGCCGCGTACACGCCCGTGTTCGCGGACTTCACCATCATGGTCCGCGGGATGAGCGCGATGGCCATCGCCTCCCCGCGGATGGTGCAGATGGTCACCGGCGAGGACATCGACCTGCAGGAACTGGGTGGCGCCGAGATCCACGCGAAGCACTCCTCCTCGGCCGACCTCATCGCGGAGAACGAGGAGCACGCCCGCGAACTCGTCGCCCAGCTAGTCACCTATCTGCCCGATAACAGCGACGAGCAGCCCCCCCGAACCGACCCGACTCCTCCGAAGTACGCCCCGAAGGGCATCGACGAAGTGATTCCCGAGGACCCGAACCGGGCGTACGACATCCGCGAGGTGACCGACCGCGTGGTCGACCGGAACTCGCTGTTCGAACTCCAGCCCGACTACGGCAGCGAAATCCTCACCGCGTTCGCCCGCATCGACGGGCGCCCGGTCGGTATCGTCGCCAACCAGCCCAACGAGCGCGCCGGCGCCATCTTCCCCGACGCCGCCGAGAAGGCCGCGCAGTTCATCTGGAAGTGCGACGCGTACAACATCCCGCTGCTGTACCTGGCGGATACGCCGGGGTTCATGGCCGGCTCGCAGGTCGAGAAGGAGGGCATCCTCGAGCAGGGCAAGAAGATGATCTACGCCACCTCCAGCGCGACCGTCCCCAAGCAGTGTGTGGTCCTGCGGAAGGCGTACGGGGCGGGCATCTACGCGATGTCCGGCCCGGCGTACGACCCCGAGTCGACCATCGCGCTCCCCTCCGGCGAGATAGCCATCATGGGGCCCGAGGCGGCCATCAACGCCGTCTACGCCAACAAGCTCGACGCCATCGACGACCCCGAGGAGCGCGCCCAGCGGGAGGCCGAACTCCGCGAGGAGTTCCGCGAGGAGATCGACGTCCGGAAGATGGCCAGCGACGTGGTCATCGACGAGGTGGTGCCGCCGAGCAGCCTCCGCGAGCAGCTGGAGCGGCGCTTCGAGTTCTACGAGGGTATCGAGAAGGACCTCCCCGACAAGAAGCACGGCACCGTCCTGTAG
- a CDS encoding class 1 fructose-bisphosphatase encodes MADQDTDHALARADATVRRVVETVAETAPDVRGGLAGRRMYDPDADENPSGERQLAADLYADDLLEDRLLAIEGVGGYASEEREEMRLADDEGYHVACDPLDGSSNLKSNNAMGTIFGVYDAALPAAGDHLVAAGYVLYGPITTMALAVEGHASEYVVEDGTLECDTPDLTIPDDPVVYGFGGRVPDWPGDFAAYVDAVEDELKLRYGGAMIADVNQVVTYGGVFAYPALESAPDGKLRLVFEGAPIAYVIEAAGGASSNGDRSLLEVEAEELHQRVPVHVGSTEYIERLETALD; translated from the coding sequence ATGGCCGACCAGGATACGGACCACGCGCTGGCGCGGGCCGACGCGACGGTACGGCGCGTCGTCGAGACGGTCGCCGAGACCGCGCCGGACGTACGCGGCGGCCTCGCCGGGCGCCGGATGTACGACCCGGACGCCGACGAGAACCCCAGCGGCGAGCGCCAGCTCGCGGCCGACCTCTACGCCGACGACCTGCTGGAGGACCGCCTGCTGGCCATCGAGGGCGTCGGCGGCTACGCCAGCGAGGAGCGCGAGGAGATGCGCCTCGCCGACGACGAAGGGTACCACGTCGCCTGCGACCCGCTCGACGGCTCCTCGAACCTCAAGTCCAACAACGCGATGGGGACCATCTTCGGCGTCTACGACGCCGCCCTGCCGGCCGCGGGCGACCACCTCGTCGCGGCTGGCTACGTGCTGTACGGCCCCATCACGACGATGGCACTGGCCGTCGAGGGCCACGCCAGCGAGTACGTGGTCGAGGACGGCACTCTGGAGTGCGACACGCCAGACCTCACCATCCCGGACGACCCCGTCGTCTACGGGTTCGGCGGCCGGGTCCCGGACTGGCCCGGCGACTTCGCGGCCTACGTCGACGCAGTGGAAGACGAACTCAAACTCCGGTACGGCGGGGCGATGATAGCCGACGTGAACCAGGTCGTCACCTACGGCGGTGTCTTCGCGTATCCCGCCCTGGAGTCGGCACCCGACGGAAAACTCCGGCTCGTCTTCGAGGGCGCGCCCATCGCGTACGTCATCGAGGCGGCCGGTGGAGCCTCATCGAACGGGGACCGCTCCCTGCTCGAGGTCGAGGCCGAGGAACTCCACCAGCGGGTGCCGGTCCACGTCGGGTCGACCGAGTACATCGAGCGACTCGAAACCGCACTGGACTGA
- a CDS encoding class I fructose-bisphosphate aldolase — translation MIDIDDSPLCRDGKVLILAYDHGLEHGPVDFEEVPESADPERTFEAATHPAVTSIAVQKGIAEAYYESYEDDVDLLMKLNGTSNLWMGEPDSAVNCSVDYAYDVGASSVGFTLYGGSNNEIEMAEEFARAQEAARDYDLPTVMWSYPRGQGLKNDTKPGTIAYAARLALELGADVAKVKFPGSQDAMEQAVRMAGPTKVVMSGGSKTSDRAFLEDVKATIDAGGKGLAVGRNVWQRENPHRILDALEQVIFEEATVDEALAAAE, via the coding sequence ATGATCGACATCGACGACTCGCCGCTCTGCCGGGACGGCAAGGTGCTCATCCTCGCGTACGACCACGGCCTCGAGCACGGGCCGGTCGACTTCGAGGAGGTCCCCGAGAGCGCGGACCCCGAGCGGACCTTCGAGGCCGCGACCCACCCGGCCGTCACGTCCATCGCGGTCCAGAAGGGCATCGCCGAGGCCTACTACGAGTCCTACGAGGACGACGTGGACCTGCTGATGAAGCTCAACGGGACGTCGAACCTCTGGATGGGTGAGCCGGACTCGGCCGTCAACTGCTCGGTCGACTACGCCTACGACGTCGGCGCCTCCTCGGTCGGCTTCACGCTGTACGGCGGCTCCAACAACGAGATCGAGATGGCCGAGGAGTTCGCCCGTGCCCAGGAGGCCGCTCGTGACTACGACCTCCCGACGGTCATGTGGTCGTACCCGCGCGGCCAGGGGCTCAAGAACGACACGAAGCCCGGCACCATCGCGTACGCGGCGCGCCTCGCCCTCGAACTCGGCGCGGACGTGGCGAAGGTGAAGTTCCCCGGCTCGCAGGACGCCATGGAGCAGGCCGTCCGGATGGCCGGCCCGACGAAGGTCGTCATGTCCGGCGGCTCGAAGACCTCCGACCGCGCCTTCCTCGAGGACGTGAAGGCGACCATCGACGCCGGCGGGAAGGGGCTGGCAGTGGGCCGCAACGTCTGGCAGCGCGAGAACCCCCACCGCATCCTCGACGCCCTCGAGCAGGTCATCTTCGAGGAGGCGACGGTGGACGAGGCGCTGGCGGCCGCGGAGTAA
- a CDS encoding metallophosphoesterase family protein, translating to MRLGVISDIHANLVALEAVLEDMPPVDRLVCAGDVIGYNPWPAECVDLVRERCSATVEGNHDRNADTPNRYSMNKMAHEGLKLASEALNEGQLEWLRSLPRSVDLAGDRVLMVHDHPEHVDQYVRPHSFPKMRPYLDDHDACILGHTHEQHEATIDGRLILNPGSVGQPRDGDPRAAYAVVDTAPDPMVAHLHRVEYDITAVQTACREAGLPEQTGERLAKGR from the coding sequence ATGCGACTCGGGGTCATCTCCGACATCCACGCCAATCTCGTCGCGCTGGAGGCCGTACTCGAGGACATGCCACCCGTCGACCGGCTGGTCTGTGCGGGCGATGTCATCGGCTACAACCCCTGGCCCGCCGAGTGTGTCGACCTCGTTCGCGAGCGATGTTCGGCGACGGTGGAGGGGAACCACGACCGGAACGCCGATACCCCGAACCGGTACTCGATGAACAAGATGGCCCACGAGGGGCTCAAACTCGCCTCCGAGGCGCTGAACGAGGGCCAGCTCGAGTGGCTCCGGAGCCTCCCACGGTCGGTCGACCTCGCCGGCGACCGGGTGCTGATGGTCCACGACCATCCCGAACACGTCGACCAGTACGTCCGTCCGCACTCGTTCCCGAAGATGCGCCCCTACCTCGACGACCACGACGCCTGTATCCTCGGCCACACGCACGAGCAGCACGAGGCCACTATCGACGGGCGCCTCATTCTCAACCCGGGGAGCGTGGGCCAGCCCCGGGATGGCGACCCGCGGGCCGCGTACGCCGTCGTCGACACGGCCCCGGACCCGATGGTCGCCCACCTGCACCGCGTGGAGTACGACATCACCGCGGTGCAGACGGCCTGCCGGGAGGCGGGACTCCCCGAGCAGACCGGCGAGCGACTGGCGAAGGGACGGTAG
- a CDS encoding cobalamin B12-binding domain-containing protein: protein MSTEQEPEQRTIRCLVAKVGLDGHDRGAHVIARAFRDAGFEVIYSGLHKAPDEIVQAAVQEDVDVLGISILSGAHNTLVPKIVEGLKEYGAFEDTLIIVGGIIPEDDRPGLKEEGVAEIFGPGASMQETIDFVRENAHDR from the coding sequence ATGAGCACGGAACAGGAACCCGAGCAGCGGACCATCCGGTGCCTGGTCGCGAAGGTCGGACTGGACGGCCACGACCGTGGTGCACACGTCATCGCGCGGGCGTTCCGGGACGCCGGCTTCGAGGTCATCTACTCCGGCCTCCACAAGGCACCCGACGAGATCGTGCAGGCAGCCGTTCAGGAGGACGTCGACGTGCTGGGCATCTCCATCCTCTCGGGCGCACACAACACGCTCGTCCCGAAGATCGTCGAGGGGCTGAAGGAGTACGGCGCCTTCGAGGACACCCTCATCATCGTCGGCGGCATCATCCCCGAGGACGACCGGCCGGGGCTCAAGGAGGAGGGCGTCGCGGAGATATTCGGCCCGGGCGCGTCGATGCAGGAGACCATCGACTTCGTTCGCGAGAACGCTCACGACCGGTAG
- the meaB gene encoding methylmalonyl Co-A mutase-associated GTPase MeaB → MGELIDDLLDGQHRALARVITKIENRSPGYRDLVRELHQHTGDADVVGITGSPGAGKSTLVDKMAAEYRERGLTVGVIAIDPSSPFTGGAVLGDRIRMASNVGDMDVFFRSMSARGQLGGVSTATTDAVKALDAFGKDKIIVETVGAGQNEIDIVRTADTVAVLVPPSSGDDVQMLKAGILEIGDVFVVNKADLDGADRTVSELKEMIMMRDASPAAGTGGYHGAGTDATDASGHHGPDEGGTAGGGGTDPDPSAEITGPGSAGTPGSTTDQGGPVETDEGEAWVPPVVQTVANTGEGVEGFLETLDGHRNFLERTGQLEAKTRKRYAEEIRRLLREDTRALLERELEAQGGIDAFVEDVMARETDPYTVADEVVQPLRDCLGGRSEDGA, encoded by the coding sequence ATGGGCGAACTGATAGACGACCTGCTCGACGGGCAGCACCGCGCCCTCGCGCGGGTCATCACGAAAATCGAGAACCGCTCGCCCGGCTACCGCGACCTCGTCCGGGAGCTCCACCAGCACACCGGCGACGCCGACGTGGTCGGCATCACCGGTTCCCCGGGCGCGGGGAAGTCGACACTCGTCGACAAGATGGCCGCCGAGTACCGCGAGCGCGGGCTCACGGTCGGGGTCATCGCCATCGACCCGTCCTCGCCGTTCACCGGCGGGGCCGTCCTGGGCGACCGCATCCGGATGGCCTCCAACGTCGGCGACATGGACGTGTTCTTCCGGTCGATGTCCGCTCGCGGGCAACTGGGCGGCGTCTCCACCGCCACGACGGATGCCGTGAAGGCGCTGGACGCCTTCGGCAAGGACAAGATAATCGTCGAGACCGTCGGCGCCGGGCAGAACGAGATCGACATCGTCCGGACCGCCGACACCGTCGCCGTCCTCGTCCCGCCCTCGTCGGGTGACGACGTACAGATGCTGAAGGCCGGCATCCTCGAGATCGGCGACGTGTTCGTCGTCAACAAGGCCGACCTCGATGGGGCTGACCGGACCGTCTCCGAACTGAAGGAGATGATAATGATGCGCGACGCCTCGCCCGCGGCCGGTACGGGCGGCTACCACGGCGCGGGCACGGATGCGACGGACGCGAGCGGCCACCACGGCCCCGACGAAGGGGGCACGGCGGGGGGCGGCGGTACCGACCCCGACCCGAGTGCCGAGATCACCGGCCCGGGGTCGGCCGGGACGCCCGGCTCGACCACCGACCAGGGCGGCCCCGTCGAGACCGACGAGGGTGAGGCGTGGGTGCCGCCGGTCGTCCAGACGGTCGCCAACACCGGCGAGGGCGTCGAGGGCTTCCTCGAGACGCTCGACGGACACCGGAACTTCCTCGAACGGACCGGACAACTGGAAGCGAAGACGCGCAAGCGCTACGCAGAGGAGATTCGACGGCTCCTCCGCGAGGATACCCGGGCCCTGCTGGAGCGTGAACTCGAGGCACAGGGCGGCATCGACGCGTTCGTCGAGGACGTGATGGCCCGTGAGACGGACCCCTACACCGTCGCCGACGAGGTCGTCCAGCCGCTCCGGGACTGTCTGGGGGGCCGGTCCGAGGACGGGGCCTAG
- a CDS encoding alpha/beta fold hydrolase: MKLRNALLGAAGAVGAVAGGNALLRGDAEDLEPPLGRPLATYRWRGFDIAYTEAGDPADPTLVLLHGVNAAGSSHEFRYVVDDLAEDHHVLAPDLPGFGHSDRPPLLYSATLYVTFVADFLRDVAEGTVGGDEAAPHDEPEPPAVVASSLVGAYTAAAVAEKGAPARQLFLVSPTTTAFPGRSPAIRSLLRAPLVGEAVHNLISSEASIRYFLGDHGFSSSAAVPEEWVAYDYATTHVPGARYAPASFLSGFLNLDADLGALLGDIRESGTPITVCWGGASEVTPLSQGRELARTADVKLVVLEAADLLPHGEFPEAFLSVLRGELRDGGRTVDASV, translated from the coding sequence ATGAAACTCCGGAACGCCCTGCTGGGGGCCGCTGGTGCCGTCGGTGCCGTCGCTGGCGGGAACGCGCTCCTCCGTGGCGACGCCGAGGACCTCGAACCGCCACTCGGCCGGCCGCTCGCGACCTACCGCTGGCGCGGCTTCGATATCGCCTACACCGAGGCCGGCGACCCGGCCGACCCGACACTCGTCCTGCTGCACGGGGTCAACGCGGCCGGCTCCAGCCACGAGTTCCGCTACGTCGTCGACGACCTCGCCGAGGACCACCACGTCCTCGCGCCGGACCTGCCCGGATTCGGCCACTCCGACCGGCCGCCGCTGCTGTACTCCGCGACGCTGTACGTCACCTTCGTCGCGGACTTCCTCCGGGACGTGGCCGAGGGGACGGTCGGCGGGGACGAGGCGGCCCCCCACGACGAGCCGGAGCCGCCAGCGGTCGTCGCGTCCTCGCTCGTCGGCGCGTACACGGCCGCCGCCGTCGCCGAGAAGGGCGCGCCTGCCCGGCAACTGTTCCTCGTCTCTCCGACCACGACGGCGTTCCCGGGGCGCTCGCCGGCCATCCGGTCGCTGCTGCGCGCGCCGCTGGTCGGCGAGGCGGTCCACAACCTCATCAGCTCCGAGGCGTCCATCCGCTACTTCCTCGGTGACCACGGGTTCTCCTCGTCGGCCGCGGTCCCGGAGGAGTGGGTCGCGTACGACTACGCGACCACGCACGTCCCGGGCGCCCGCTACGCGCCGGCGTCGTTCCTGAGCGGCTTCCTCAATCTCGACGCCGACCTCGGGGCACTGCTGGGCGACATCCGCGAGTCGGGCACGCCCATCACGGTCTGCTGGGGCGGCGCCTCGGAGGTCACACCCCTCTCACAGGGTCGCGAACTGGCACGGACAGCCGACGTGAAACTGGTCGTGCTGGAGGCCGCCGACCTGCTCCCGCACGGGGAGTTCCCCGAGGCCTTCCTCTCGGTGCTCCGCGGTGAACTGAGGGACGGGGGCCGGACGGTCGACGCGAGCGTCTGA
- a CDS encoding GAF domain-containing protein produces MESRERAFREFATLVRDREGSFVDRVDEALELGRSALGVEYGSLARIDDGEHTVLAVATAGDAPAAIGGSRPLGETFCELPVTDREPVAFGHVEDGPPGTADRTVHTDDGFSCYVGAPVTADGRVYGTCCFTGRAPRDPFADWERELVAALASWMSDGLTARARELALDSESDRLDGFAAMIDHDIREPLSTARGHAQLAHEAAAGGDQDEVGRHTEATVTALSRTERLVADLLRLASDSERAGGTGPVDVRTAAEHAWGEATDGEPRGRLTTEPGVRVPADESLLKRLLAETFRFCLGSAGDPGDGDDTGGLHVRVGALGDRPGFFVADDGPGFPGESGDRPVAGERGLGRIERIAAAHDWAVTAGLSAAGGVRIEIETDEGVWPTSAMSSHTRREPTSGQDDIEGAPDTEEGEAEADTGAGSD; encoded by the coding sequence ATGGAGTCACGGGAGCGAGCGTTCCGGGAGTTCGCCACGCTCGTTCGGGACCGGGAGGGGTCGTTCGTCGACCGCGTCGACGAGGCGCTAGAACTGGGGCGCTCGGCGCTCGGCGTCGAGTACGGGTCGCTCGCCCGCATCGACGACGGGGAACACACGGTCCTGGCCGTCGCCACGGCGGGGGACGCGCCGGCCGCCATCGGCGGCAGCCGACCGCTCGGGGAGACGTTCTGCGAACTCCCCGTCACGGACCGTGAGCCGGTCGCGTTCGGACACGTCGAGGATGGACCACCCGGCACCGCCGACCGGACGGTCCACACCGACGACGGGTTCTCCTGTTACGTCGGCGCGCCCGTCACCGCCGACGGCCGCGTGTACGGCACCTGCTGTTTCACCGGGCGGGCCCCACGGGACCCGTTCGCCGACTGGGAGCGCGAGCTGGTCGCGGCGCTCGCGAGCTGGATGAGCGACGGCCTCACCGCCCGGGCACGGGAGCTCGCCCTCGACTCGGAGAGCGACCGGCTCGACGGCTTCGCCGCCATGATAGACCACGACATCCGGGAGCCGCTCTCGACCGCGCGGGGGCACGCACAGCTCGCACACGAAGCGGCGGCCGGCGGCGACCAGGACGAGGTCGGCCGACACACCGAGGCCACCGTGACAGCGCTCTCGCGGACCGAGCGGCTGGTGGCCGACCTGCTCCGGCTCGCCAGCGATTCCGAGCGCGCGGGCGGGACGGGTCCGGTGGACGTCCGCACGGCCGCCGAACACGCCTGGGGCGAGGCCACAGACGGCGAGCCGCGCGGCCGGCTGACGACCGAGCCCGGCGTCCGCGTCCCAGCCGACGAATCGCTGTTGAAGCGGCTACTGGCCGAGACCTTCCGGTTCTGTCTCGGGTCGGCCGGCGACCCGGGCGACGGTGACGACACGGGCGGCCTCCACGTCCGGGTCGGCGCACTCGGCGACCGACCCGGGTTCTTCGTCGCGGACGACGGGCCGGGATTCCCGGGCGAGAGCGGGGACCGGCCGGTGGCGGGGGAGCGGGGGCTCGGTCGCATCGAGCGTATCGCGGCCGCTCACGACTGGGCGGTCACCGCCGGACTCAGCGCGGCGGGCGGCGTCCGTATCGAGATCGAGACAGACGAGGGCGTCTGGCCCACGTCGGCGATGTCGAGCCACACACGGCGCGAGCCGACATCCGGGCAGGACGATATCGAGGGCGCCCCCGACACCGAGGAGGGGGAGGCGGAGGCCGACACCGGTGCCGGCTCCGACTGA
- a CDS encoding DsbA family protein: MRRRQLLGALGAAGATGLAGCTGDGGGAPGGNGSGTGDGASTTGTGTPWDLPDHVALTGLDAEPVVGPSPGEAPGLVVGFEDPSCTVCQRFEKNTWPRLESELVASGQVSFVYRVMPITYQWGKPATQALESTYAFALEAGQDRDAPAFWGLKDAYYTERERFASGDVLAETEAYLASETDLDAGAVVAAAREKRHDAAVQADLAAGNEAGVSATPTFFLFREGEFRTVIRGAQSYDVFATALGF, translated from the coding sequence ATGCGACGACGACAGCTCCTCGGCGCGCTGGGTGCTGCCGGGGCGACGGGGCTGGCGGGCTGTACCGGCGACGGTGGTGGCGCCCCGGGAGGTAATGGGTCGGGCACCGGGGACGGAGCCTCGACGACCGGCACCGGGACGCCGTGGGACCTCCCCGACCACGTCGCCCTGACGGGACTGGACGCGGAGCCGGTGGTCGGCCCATCTCCCGGCGAGGCACCGGGTCTCGTGGTGGGCTTCGAGGACCCGTCCTGTACCGTCTGCCAGCGGTTCGAGAAGAACACGTGGCCGAGACTGGAGTCCGAACTGGTCGCGAGCGGGCAGGTCAGCTTCGTCTACCGGGTGATGCCCATCACGTATCAGTGGGGCAAACCGGCGACACAGGCGCTGGAGTCGACGTACGCGTTCGCGCTCGAGGCCGGGCAGGACCGCGACGCGCCGGCGTTCTGGGGACTGAAGGACGCGTACTACACTGAGCGCGAGCGGTTCGCGTCGGGCGACGTACTCGCGGAGACGGAGGCCTACCTCGCAAGCGAGACCGACCTGGATGCGGGGGCCGTCGTGGCGGCCGCCCGCGAGAAGCGTCACGATGCGGCCGTGCAGGCCGACCTCGCGGCGGGGAACGAGGCGGGCGTCAGCGCGACGCCCACGTTCTTCCTGTTCCGGGAGGGCGAGTTCCGGACGGTTATCAGGGGCGCACAGAGCTACGACGTCTTCGCCACGGCGCTGGGGTTCTGA
- a CDS encoding RDD family protein — MELFERPKPQMGTQDDVVLRRVGAFVVDAILVAIVGGLVAGAFSLPPELGGSLTGLLLLLYFFVFEGTYGKTVGKHVFELVVVTERGDPCDYTDAGIRTVLRIVDVLPVFYIVGLVAIYLTDDKQRLGDLAADTVVVRAADRGERL, encoded by the coding sequence ATGGAGCTGTTCGAGCGACCGAAACCGCAGATGGGAACGCAGGACGACGTGGTGTTACGCCGCGTCGGCGCGTTCGTCGTCGACGCCATCCTCGTCGCTATCGTCGGGGGGCTGGTGGCGGGGGCGTTCAGTCTCCCTCCCGAACTCGGAGGCAGCCTGACCGGGCTGTTGCTCCTCCTCTACTTCTTCGTGTTCGAAGGGACGTACGGGAAGACGGTGGGGAAACACGTCTTCGAACTGGTCGTCGTCACCGAACGAGGCGACCCGTGTGACTACACCGACGCCGGTATCCGGACGGTGCTCCGTATCGTCGACGTGCTGCCGGTGTTCTACATCGTCGGCCTCGTCGCCATCTACCTCACGGATGACAAACAGCGGCTCGGTGACCTGGCGGCCGATACGGTCGTCGTCCGGGCTGCCGACCGGGGCGAGCGGTTGTAG